GGATTTTGGGTACGACAGATGGAATAAAGCTTTGACCACCAAAACCTGGGTTAACGCTCATGATTAGCACTAAGTCGCAAAGTTCTAGTACGTACTCGATCAGTTCTAATGGTGTAGAAGGATTGAGTACGACCCCTGCTTGTTTCCCTAATTCTCTAATTTGACCGAGCGTGCGGTGGAGGTGAGGGGAAGCATTATGCTCGGCATGAACGGAGATAATATCGGCTCCTGCTTTGGCAAAATCTTCAACGTACTTCTCTGGCTCTACGATCATCAAGTGGACATCCAGAGGTTTTTGAGTCACTGGGCGAATTGCTTCGACAATCAGCGGACCAATAGTGATGTTAGGCACGAATCGACCGTCCATGACATCAACGTGAATCCAGTCAGCTCCAGCCTCATCGATCGCTTGAATCTCAGCTCCTAGACGGCTAAAATCTGCTGATAGTATGGATGGAGCAATAACAGTTTGCTTTTTGGATGGCGTTTGGGTCATGGTTGGAGATTCTCCTGCTTCCTCTGTTGTCAGCATTTTAACAAAATGTTTAGTTTTCCCCCAAGTGTTATCTGAATTCGGAATTCGGAATTCGGAATTCGGAATTCGGAATTGCGACCGGGAGTAGTAGGGTGGGCAATGCTAACCCTACTTGAATTTGACGAACTTGCGATCGCCAGCCAGGAAAGCCGTACTTCACCCCTCAACCTTTTACCGGATCGCCAACATAGAATAAATAGAGTAGCTTTCGTAAAGAATTGTAAGGTTTTCTCATGGCAGATCGGTTAATTCGTGCCACAGCCGCCGATGGGGGAATTCGCGCTGTCGGCGTTATCACCACCAAGCTGACTGAAGAGGCAAGAAAACGGCATGAACTTTCCTACGTGGCGACGGCAGCGCTAGGACGCACTATGTCCGCTGGGTTGTTATTTGCTTCTAGCATGAAACGCCCTGATTCGCGAGTCAATATTCGGGTCAAAGGTAATGGTCCGTTAGAGGGAATTTTAGTCGATGCAGGTTTAGACGGTACTGTAAGAGGTTACGTCGGCAATCCCGCGATCGAACTACCACCAAACGATCGCGGTAAATTGGATGTTGGCGGTGCTGTGGGTTCAGAGGGTTATCTCTACGTCGTACGCGATGTTGGCTATGGCTATCCCTACTCCAGCACGGTAGAGCTAATATCGGGAGAGATTGGCGACGACTTGTCTCACTACCTAGCTACGTCAGAACAAACACCGTCAGCGTTAGTATTAGGCGTATTTGTCGGCGCTACAGGAGTGACAGCAGCAGGAGGATTGCTGATTCAAGTTTTGCCCAAAGCAGCCCGTGATGAAGCTTTAGTACAAACATTAGAATCAAGAATTGCTCAGCTAGCAGGATTCACGCCCTTACTCCAAGCTGGAAAGACCTTACCGCAAATCTTCGAGCAACTGTTAGGAGATATGAATTTGGAGATTTTTCCAGAATCTCAGTTAGTGCGCTTTTACTGTGGTTGCTCTTTTGAGCGCGTTCTAGGAGCGCTGAAAATTCTAGGCGAAGCAGAATTACAAGACATGATTGCCAAAGATGACGGAGCCGAAGCCACATGTCATTTTTGCGGACAAGTTTACAAAGCCAGCAGCAATCAGTTAGAGCAGTTGATTTTGGATTTACGGGCAGAGTCTTAATCAGTGACCAGTGACCAGTGACCAGTGATCGGTAGAGAGCGATCGATTAATCTGAATTGCGTGCATGGCGCGAATTGCCCATTACCAATTACCCATTACCAATTACCCATTACCAACTACCAATGACAAATGACCAATGACCAATATAGGATGACAATGAATGTGCTTAGCAGGCAAAATCAAGCATAGTACTTAAGATATTGGGGCGAGTCATGAGCGATCGGAGTATGCCAGAGGATTGGTCTGTGAGTCAGCCGCCAGCAAAGGGGGACAATGGCAATCAGCCTCATACCCAACATTCTGTAGACTCTGCTTCTCAATATCCAACGGATCGCGAGCTGTCTCAATACCTGTCCCAGCAAAGGCACAATTCAGAAGTCATGCCACAATCACCATCGAACTCGTCCCAATCTGGTAGCGTTTCCCCTTCATCAGCTACAGACGGTAAGTTGTGGTCTAGCGTACCTCCGTCGGGAGAGCCGCCTAGTGTCGGACGCAAGCGGTGGTGGAAACACTGGATGCTTTGGGCAGCTCTGGCAGCGTTGGGGGCTAATGGAGTGGCGATCGTCGCCATGACGATGTTATTTAAGTTACCATCTGCACCTAATTGT
This window of the Chroococcidiopsis thermalis PCC 7203 genome carries:
- the hslO gene encoding Hsp33 family molecular chaperone HslO, with translation MADRLIRATAADGGIRAVGVITTKLTEEARKRHELSYVATAALGRTMSAGLLFASSMKRPDSRVNIRVKGNGPLEGILVDAGLDGTVRGYVGNPAIELPPNDRGKLDVGGAVGSEGYLYVVRDVGYGYPYSSTVELISGEIGDDLSHYLATSEQTPSALVLGVFVGATGVTAAGGLLIQVLPKAARDEALVQTLESRIAQLAGFTPLLQAGKTLPQIFEQLLGDMNLEIFPESQLVRFYCGCSFERVLGALKILGEAELQDMIAKDDGAEATCHFCGQVYKASSNQLEQLILDLRAES
- the rpe gene encoding ribulose-phosphate 3-epimerase, with the protein product MTQTPSKKQTVIAPSILSADFSRLGAEIQAIDEAGADWIHVDVMDGRFVPNITIGPLIVEAIRPVTQKPLDVHLMIVEPEKYVEDFAKAGADIISVHAEHNASPHLHRTLGQIRELGKQAGVVLNPSTPLELIEYVLELCDLVLIMSVNPGFGGQSFIPSVVPKIRKLRQMCDDRGLDPWIEVDGGLKGNNTWQVLEAGANAIVAGSAVFKAKDYAEAIAGIRNSKRPAPELATV